One Esox lucius isolate fEsoLuc1 chromosome 1, fEsoLuc1.pri, whole genome shotgun sequence genomic region harbors:
- the LOC105006696 gene encoding extracellular calcium-sensing receptor-like, giving the protein MILNSSSLDGWNSPSLNASSSPSCHLWKQFNLNGMYRKGDLVLGGLFEVHFFTLFPELSFTSEPLQPSCEGFTIFGFKQAETMAFAIDEINKRPDLLPNITLGYQLYDNCLRLGVSFRAAMSLASGSEEKFLLDENCSGSSPVLGIVGDPGSTHAIAISSILGLFKVPMVSYYATCSCLSNRRKYPSFFRTIPSDTFQVEAMIQILRQFGWTWVGLVVSSDDYGLFAARTFLSDLTQSGGCMAYSHVLPKDNNPTELKRIVENIKQSSARVLVVISSEAYLLPLVDEVVVQNVRGLQWIASEAWTSSSVFFTPRLMPYLGGTLGIAIRRGEIPGLRDHLLNIRPDNKPHNNMVRQFWETMFECEFKPPSVLVEVGKNVCTGQEDLRAVESGFADVSDLRPEYNVYKAVYALAHALHDLLQCVPGRGPFSGHSCASIKKLEPWQLVHYLERVNFTTGFGDRVSFDENGDALPIYDIMNWVRLQDGSMQVKNVGVVDKSAPTGQQLVLDEDRIFWNFESKKPPRSVCSESCPPGTRVARKKGEPVCCFDCIPCAEGEFSNTTDSTDCYKCPEDFWSSLERDHCIPKGIEFLSYNEPLGISLTTASMLGTVFCAVVFGIFAHYRNTPVVKANNSELSFLLLLSLKLCFLCSLLFIGRPRLWTCQLRHAAFGISFVLCVSCILVKTMVVLAVFRASKPGGETSLKWFGSGQQRGTVLVLTSLQAAICVAWLVSASPTPHKNTNYQNDKIVYECVVGSVAGFGALLGYIGLLASLSFLLAFLARNLPDNFNEAKLITFSMLIFCAVWVAFVPAYVSSPGKYADVVEIFAILASSFGLLVALFGPKCYIILLRPERNTKKALMGRAKTKT; this is encoded by the exons ATGATACTGAACTCTTCATCGCTGGATGGGTGGAACTCCCCATCTCTGAACGCTTCGTCTTCCCCGTCGTGTCACCTGTGGAAGCAATTTAATCTGAACGGCATGTACCGGAAGGGGGATTTGGTTCTGGGTGGTCTGTTCGAGGTACACTTCTTCACCTTGTTCCCCGAGCTCTCGTTCACTTCAGAACCGCTGCAGCCCAGCTGTGAAGG GTTTACAATTTTCGGGTTCAAGCAGGCAGAGACTATGGCCTTTGCTATAGACGAGATCAACAAAAGACCTGACCTCCTGCCCAACATTACCCTCGGATACCAGCTCTATGACAACTGcctaaggctgggtgtttcgtTCCGCGCCGCCATGTCATTGGCCAGTGGGTCGGAGGAAAAGTTCCTATTGGACGAAAATTGTTCTGGTTCATCCCCGGTCCTAGGGATTGTGGGAGACCCAGGGTCCACTCATGCTATCGCCATCTCTAGTATTCTAGGGCTGTTCAAGGTGCCCATG GTGAGTTACTATGCCACATGTTCCTGTCTGAGCAACCGCAGAAAGTACCCCTCCTTCTTCAGAACCATCCCCAGTGACACCTTTCAG GTGGAGGCTATGATCCAGATCCTGCGCCAGTTCGGCTGGACCTGGGTGGGCCTGGTGGTCAGCAGCGATGACTACGGGTTGTTTGCCGCTCGCACTTTCCTCTCTGACCTGACCCAGTCGGGTGGCTGCATGGCCTACTCCCACGTCCTGCCCAAGGACAACAACCCGACGGAGCTCAAGCGTATAGTGGAAAACATAAAGCAATCCTCTGCTCGCGTGCTAGTGGTGATCTCCAGTGAGGCCTACCTGCTCCCGCTGGTGGATGAG gTGGTGGTGCAGAATGTGAGGGGTCTCCAGTGGATCGCCAGTGAAGCCTGGACATCATCCTCTGTGTTTTTCACCCCCCGTCTGATGCCCTACCTGGGGGGCACCCTGGGTATCGCCATCCGTCGTGGAGAGATCCCAGGCCTCAGGGACCACCTGCTTAACATCCGCCCCGACAACAAACCTCATAACAACATG GTGAGGCAGTTCTGGGAGACTATGTTTGAGTGTGAGTTCAAGCCCCCATCGGTGTTGGTGGAGGTCGGGAAGAACGTGTGTACAGGACAGGAGGATTTGAGGGCTGTGGAAAGTGGCTTCGCAGACGTGTCCGATCTCAGGCCAGAGTACAACGTGTACAAGGCGGTGTATGCCCTGGCCCATGCCCTGCATgacctgctgcagtgtgtgcctgGGAGAGGTCCTTTCAGTGGACACAGCTGTGCCAGTATAAAGAAACTGGAGCCCTGGCAG CTGGTGCACTACCTGGAGAGGGTTAACTTCACCACAGGCTTTGGTGACCGTGTTTCTTTCGATGAGAATGGCGATGCTCTGCCCATCTATGACATCATGAACTGGGTGCGGCTCCAGGACGGGAGCATGCAGGTGAAGAATGTGGGTGTGGTTGACAAATCAGCTCCCACAGGGCAACAACTCGTGCTGGACGAGGACAGAATCTTCTGGAATTTTGAGTCGAAAAAG CCCCCCCGGTCAGTGTGCAGTGAGAGCTGTCCCCCAGGGACTCGTGTGGCCCGAAAGAAAGGGGAGCCTGTCTGTTGCTTCGACTGCATCCCCTGTGCTGAGGGGGAGTTCAGCAACACTACAG ATTCGACTGATTGTTACAAGTGTCCGGAGGACTTCTGGTCCAGCCTGGAACGGGACCACTGCATACCTAAGGGGATTGAGTTCCTCTCCTACAACGAACCCCTGGGGATCTCCTTGACAACAGCCTCTATGCTTGGCACTGTTTTCTGTGCAGTTGTCTTTGGAATCTTTGCACACTACCGGAACACGCCTGTGGTGAAAGCAAACAACTCAGAGCTGAGCTTCCTGCTTCTGCTGTCGCTCAAACTCTGCTTCCTTTGCTCACTGCTGTTCATCGGCCGACCGCGGCTGTGGACATGTCAGCTGAGGCACGCAGCATTTGGTATCAGCTTTGTCCTTTGTGTCTCCTGTATACTCGTCAAGACCATGGTGGTGCTGGCAGTGTTTAGGGCCTCTAAGCCCGGGGGTGAGACGTCCCTGAAGTGGTTTGGGTCTGGGCAGCAGAGAGGAACAGTCTTGGTTCTCACCTCCTTGCAGGCTGCTATCTGTGTGGCCTGGCTAGTCTCAGCGTCTCCAacaccacacaaaaacacaaactacCAAAATGATAAAATTGTATATGAGTGTGTCGTTGGGTCAGTGGCTGGGTTTGGAGCATTGCTAGGCTACATCGGCCTACTGGCAAGTCTGAGCTTCCTCCTTGCATTTCTGGCTAGGAATCTCCCGGACAACTTCAATGAGGCCAAGCTCATCACCTTCAGCATGCTGATCTTCTGTGCTGTGTGGGTGGCCTTTGTCCCCGCCTACGTCAGCTCACCCGGAAAGTATGCGGATGTTGTGGAGATATTCGCCATCTTAGCTTCCAGCTTTGGCCTCCTGGTGGCGCTGTTTGGCCCAAAGTGTTACATCATCCTCCTGAGGCCTGAGAGGAACACCAAGAAGGCTCTAATGGGCCGAGCCAAAACCAAGACATAG
- the LOC105006702 gene encoding extracellular calcium-sensing receptor: protein MQSEGDVVIGGLFPLHYLATDPQNTYKTQPSNTQCHGFDLRAFRWMMTMVFAVEEINRHSALLPGVRLGYRILDSCDLVHTSLRGVLSLVTRKGSGVNTERATDGRTPGCLAGAPVPAVIGLASSTPTEAVAQTLGPFAIPLVSYFATCTCLSNKLSYPSFLRTVPSDYFQVRGLVQLVSHFGWRWVGVVGTPDDYSHYNIHAFTQQLQEQGGCVAFHLTIPDSPSQAVLRAMADTLLSARARVVVAFSTEGQLLEFFCELAGRNVTGIQWVASEAWISASLLTTPQFQPLLEGTLGFALRGAIISGLREFMLKIRPSHTPGSEFINMFWEEVFGCKLDFSMGRGNESHLGPDVKDRVLNYTDSGGSNGIRLTPVCSGLEDLGNIMSSYTNASRVRISYNVYKAVYAIANALHQLLQCDSSGQSQTQGKCNTSSTYTPRQLLRYLKMVNFTNHFGEKVQFDANGDPVPLYEIINWQKDNMGKIWLRTVGSFDGSKPIVRRLQMEDSTIVWTGRQSEVPLSLCSPPCPPGSRQAHRPGEPPCCYDCLPCPDGEISNQTDSTVCVNCPEYYWSDSDRVKCVAGIEDFLSFYDTMGVVLVLLSLVGVVTTTGITAIFHRFRATPIVKANNSELSFLLLLSLKLCFLCSLLFIGRPSEWACGFRQAAFGVSFVLCLSCLLVKTIVVLVAFKDISPGSSNLTKLFGPPQQRLLILCTTAPQVCLCAGWLSMAPPFPFRNSSIQGLTGMVLLECKERWPPGFYLVLGYIGLLASLCLLLAFLGRKLPDTFNEAKLITFSMLIFCAVWISFIPAYVSSPGKFTVAVEIFAILASSFGLLVCIFAPKCYIILLRPDRNNKQCLVGRHKIIHK, encoded by the exons ATGCAGTCAGAGGGTGACGTGGTGATAGGTGGTCTATTCCCTCTGCATTACCTGGCCACAGATCCACAGAACACCTACAAAACCCAGCCTTCGAACACACAGTGCCATGG TTTCGACCTCAGAGCCTTCCGCTGGATGATGACCATGGTGTTTGCGGTGGAGGAGATTAACCGTCACTCAGCGTTGCTTCCAGGTGTAAGGCTGGGCTACAGGATCCTGGACAGCTGTGACCTGGTCCACACCAGCCTGAGAGGGGTGCTATCCCTGGTCACTAGGAAGGGGAGCGGAGTGAATACAGAGCGAGCGACGGATGGTAGGACACCTGGGTGTCTGGCTGGGGCGCCCGTGCCTGCTGTCATCGGTCTGGCCTCCTCCACCCCAACGGAAGCTGTGGCTCAAACTCTGGGCCCTTTCGCCATCCCGCTG GTGAGCTATTTTGCAACGTGTACCTGTCTGTCCAATAAGCTCTCCTACCCTTCGTTCCTGAGGACTGTGCCTAGTGATTATTTCCAG GTGCGCGGTTTGGTCCAGTTGGTGAGCCACTTCGGTTGGCGCTGGGTTGGCGTTGTGGGCACCCCGGACGACTACAGTCATTATAACATCCATGCCTTTACCCAGCAGCTGCAGGAGCAGGGAGGCTGTGTGGCATTCCACCTCACAATCCCTGATTCTCCCTCCCAGGCTGTACTGCGTGCCATGGCCGACACCCTGCTGAGCGCCAGGGCTCGCGTGGTGGTAGCCTTCTCCACAGAGGGTCAGCTGCTGGAGTTTTTCTGTGAG CTAGCAGGAAGAAACGTGACAGGGATCCAGTGGGTTGCCAGTGAGGCCTGGATCTCTGCAAGCCTGCTCACCACCCCCCAATTCCAGCCTCTGCTGGAGGGAACACTTGGCTTCGCTCTTCGTGGGGCCATTATCTCTGGTCTGAGGGAATTCATGCTAAAGATCCGGCCATCGCACACACCAGGGTCTGAGTTCATCAATATGTTCTGGGAGGAAGTGTTTGGCTGCAAGTTGGATTTCTCTATGGGCCGTGGAAATGAAAGCCACTTAGGACCAGATGTTAAAGACCGAGTACTAAACTACACAGATAGTGGTGGTTCTAATGGTATTAGACTAACTCCTGTCTGTTCTGGTTTAGAAGATCTGGGGAACATCATGAGCAGTTACACTAATGCGTCACGGGTCAGGATCTCATATAATGTTTATAAGGCGGTATACGCCATAGCCAACGCTCTACACCAGTTACTACAGTGTGACTCCTCTGGGCAAAGCCAAACTCAAGGGAAATGTAATACCAGCTCTACTTATACACCCAGACAG CTCTTACGTTACCTGAAGATGGTGAATTTCACCAATCATTTTGGGGAGAAGGTGCAGTTTGATGCCAACGGGGATCCTGTTCCGCTCTATGAGATCATTAATTGGCAAAAGGACAACATGGGAAAAATTTGGTTACGGACGGTGGGAAGCTTTGACGGCTCCAAACCCATCGTCCGGAGGCTGCAAATGGAAGACAGCACCATCGTGTGGACAGGAAGGCAATCAGAG GTGCCATTGTCTCTGTGTAGTCCTCCCTGCCCCCCTGGCAGCAGACAGGCCCATCGGCCAGGAGAACCACCTTGCTGCTATGATTGCCTGCCTTGTCCTGATGGGGAGATCAGCAACCAGACCG ATTCCACAGTATGCGTTAATTGTCCTGAGTACTACTGGTCTGACTCAGACAGGGTAAAGTGTGTCGCTGGAATAGAAGactttctgtctttctatgACACCATGGGCGTCGTCCTGGTCTTGCTCTCCCTGGTGGGTGTCGTCACCACAACTGGCATCACAGCTATCTTCCACCGCTTCCGGGCCACACCCATTGTCAAGGCCAACAACTCAGAGCTGAGCTTCCTGCTTCTCCTGTCCCTCAAGCTTTGCTTCCTATGTTCTCTGCTGTTCATTGGACGTCCCTCTGAATGGGCATGCGGGTTCCGGCAGGCAGCGTTTGGGGTTAGCTTTGTTCTCTGCCTATCCTGTCTCCTGGTCAAGACCATCGTGGTTCTCGTGGCCTTCAAGGACATTTCACCAGGCTCCAGTAACTTGACAAAACTGTTTGGACCTCCCCAGCAAAGGCTGCTGATCCTCTGTACAACCGCCCCTCAG GTTTGTCTTTGTGCAGGCTGGCTCTCCATGGCTCCTCCCTTCCCCTTCAGGAACTCATCCATTCAGGGTCTGACTGGCATGGTTTTGCTCGAGTGTAAGGAGCGCTGGCCCCCAGGGTTCTACCTAGTGCTGGGCTACATCGGCCTGCTGgcctccctctgtctgctctTAGCGTTCCTGGGACGCAAACTCCCAGACACTTTCAATGAGGCCAAGCTTATCACTTTTAGCATGCTGATCTTCTGTGCAGTCTGGATCTCCTTCATCCCAGCTTATGTCAGCTCTCCTGGGAAGTTCACTGTAGCTGTGGAGATCTTTGCTATCTTAGCCTCTAGTTTTGGCCTGCTGGTCTGCATCTTTGCCCCTAAATGTTACATCATCTTGCTAAGGCCAGATAGAAACAATAAGCAATGTCTAGTGGGGAGACATAAGATAATCCATAAATGA
- the LOC105006694 gene encoding LOW QUALITY PROTEIN: extracellular calcium-sensing receptor-like (The sequence of the model RefSeq protein was modified relative to this genomic sequence to represent the inferred CDS: substituted 1 base at 1 genomic stop codon): protein MGLCLLQLAVVAGGHTMIGTDSVSDSVQCRLQGTPRPPAFSKDGDFVIGGVFSIHYNMHTVEHKFTSIPEPLKCTESLDSRELRFSRAMIFAIEEINNSSQLLPGVKIGYEIHDACCSVPVAVKVAFQLANGVDPVFETGEECSRSATVTAIVGESGSTPSISMLRIISPFGIPQVSHFATCACLSDKKQFPTFFRTIPSDQYQAAALVHLIRHFGWIWIGAVRSDSDYGNSGMAAFLRAAHEEGICVEYSEALSRTDPRSKVKRVADVIHSSTSRVVVAFAASGDMKILLEELQRLPTSPRQWIGSEAWVTDPEIKRFGLCAGAIGFGIQRSIIPGLRDFLLDLSPQKLSSSPVLTEFWEGAFGCRLDQGIXTAQREGALEKVCDGSEDIQQLRVPYTDTSQLRITNMVYKAVYAIAHAIHSLVCEEIFNSTVHCDRNLSVKPKQVLEKLRNVNFSRNGYHVSFDDNGDPVANYELINWQVAESGQIEFVAVGYYDASLPIGMKFRMEKEITWFDNSTQLPVSVCSESCHPGTRKAVQKGKPVCCYNCVPCPEGEISNTTDSSNCLKCPEEYWPNSQRDRCVLKPVEFLSFHEVLGIILTTCSLGGAFLAIAVAIVFYCHRASAIVRANNSELSFLLLFSLTLCFLCSLTFIGRPSEWSCMLRHTMFGITFVLCISCVLGKTILVLMAFRATLPGNNVMKWFGPAQQRLTVVSFTFVQALICTLWLILSPPFPIQNLTTYKERIILECDLGSVGAFWGVLGYIGVLAVLCFVLAFLARKLPDNFNDAKFITFSMLIFCAVWITFIPAYVSSPGKFTVAVEIFAILASSFSLFSLLFIPKCFIILFRPKQNTKKNLMVKTSNVIRF, encoded by the exons ATGGGTCTGTGCTTATTACAACTGGCTGTGGTGGCTGGAGGGCATACCATGATCGGTACAGACTCTGTGTCAGATTCTGTCCAATGCAGGCTTCAAGGCACCCCTCGTCCCCCTGCATTCTCCAAGGATGGGGACTTTGTCATCGGGGGTGTTTTCTCCATTCACTACAACATGCACACAGTGGAGCACAAATTCACCAGCATACCTGAGCCCCTGAAATGCACAGAAAG TCTGGATTCCCGTGAGTTGCGCTTCTCTCGCGCCATGATCTTTGCAATTGAAGAAATTAACAACAGTTCACAGCTACTGCCGGGTGTCAAGATCGGTTATGAAATCCATGATGCTTGCTGCTCGGTCCCCGTCGCTGTGAAAGTGGCCTTTCAGCTGGCTAACGGTGTAGATCCTGTTTTTGAAACTGGAGAAGAATGCTCACGGTCGGCCACTGTGACAGCCATAGTGGGCGAGTCAGGCTCCACACCATCCATCAGCATGTTACGCATAATCAGCCCTTTCGGCATTCCACAG gTAAGCCACTTTGCCACATGTGCGTGTCTGAGTGATAAAAAACAGTTTCCGACCTTCTTCAGAACCATACCCAGCGACCAGTACCAGGCTGCCGCTCTTGTCCACCTCATCAGGCATTTCGGTTGGATCTGGATTGGGGCGGTCCGGTCCGACTCGGATTACGGCAATAGCGGGATGGCTGCATTCTTAAGGGCAGCACACGAGGAGGGCATATGTGTGGAGTACTCCGAGGCCTTATCCCGCACCGATCCACGAAGCAAAGTGAAACGGGTGGCTGATGTGATCCACAG CTCCACATCCCGGGTGGTGGTTGCATTCGCGGCCTCGGGAGACATGAAGATCCTGCTGGAAGAGCTGCAACGCCTGCCCACTTCACCCCGTCAGTGGATTGGAAGTGAGGCCTGGGTCACTGATCCGGAGATAAAGCGCTTTGGTCTGTGTGCTGGGGCCATTGGCTTTGGCATCCAGCGGTCTATCATCCCAGGTCTAAGGGACTTTCTCCTGGATCTCTCCCCCCAGAAGCTTTCCAGTTCCCCAGTGCTTACAGAGTTTTGGGAGGGCGCCTTTGGGTGTAGACTGGATCAAGGTATCT aGACTGCTCAGCGTGAGGGGGCCCTGGAGAAAGTGTGTGACGGCAGTGAGGACATACAGCAGCTTCGGGTCccctacacagacacatcccAGCTGCGTATCACTAACATGGTGTATAAAGCTGTTTATGCCATCGCACACGCCATCCACAGCCTAGTATGTGAGGAGATATTTAACTCTACTGTTCACTGTGACAGAAACCTCAGTGTGAAGCCAAAACAG GTTCTTGAAAAGTTGAGGAATGTTAACTTCTCCCGTAATGGGTACCATGTGTCTTTTGATGACAATGGGGACCCGGTGGCCAACTATGAGCTGATCAACTGGCAGGTAGCGGAGAGTGGGCAAATAGAGTTTGTGGCTGTGGGGTACTATGATGCCTCCCTGCCCATTGGCATGAAGTTTCGCATGGAAAAAGAAATCACCTGGTTCGATAACAGTACACAGCTGCCTGTTTCAGTGTGCAGTGAGAGCTGCCACCCAGGCACTCGTAAGGCCGTGCAGAAAGGGAAGCCTGTCTGCTGCTATAACTGTGTACCCTGTCCTGAAGGGGAGATCAGCAATACCACAG ATTCATCAAACTGTCTGAAATGTCCGGAGGAATACTGGCCAAACAGTCAAAGAGACCGTTGTGTCCTCAAGCCTGTAGAGTTTCTGTCCTTCCACGAGGTCCTTGGAATCATTCTGACCACCTGCTCATTAGGAGGGGCCTTTCTGGCCATCGCCGTTGCAATCGTCTTCTACTGTCACCGGGCTTCGGCGATTGTCAGGGCCAACAACTCTGAGCTAAGCTTCCTGCTCCTCTTCTCCTTGACTCTGTGTTTTCTATGTTCTCTTACTTTCATTGGCCGGCCCTCTGAGTGGTCCTGTATGCTGCGTCACACAATGTTTGGCATCACCTTCGTCCTCTGTATCTCTTGTGTTCTGGGAAAAACGATTTTGGTGTTAATGGCCTTTAGGGCTACACTTCCAGGAAATAATGTCATGAAATGGTTTGGGCCAGCTCAGCAGAGACTGACTGTGGTCTCTTTCACGTTTGTCCAGGCTTTAATATGTACCCTTTGGTTGATCTTGTCCCCGCCCTTCCCCATCCAAAACCTTACTACCTACAAAGAAAGAATAATTTTAGAGTGTGACTTGGGATCTGTGGGGGCATTCTGGGGAGTTTTGGGATACATAGGAGTCCTGGCTgtcttgtgttttgtgttggctTTTCTGGCTCGGAAGTTGCCCGATAACTTTAATGACGCCAAGTTTATCACCTTCAGCATGCTGATCTTCTGTGCAGTCTGGATCACCTTTATCCCAGCTTATGTCAGCTCTCCTGGGAAGTTCACTGTAGCTGTTGAGATATTTGCTATTTTGGCCTCCAGTTTTAGTTTGTtctctttattatttattccaaaatgctttattattttgttcaggCCAAAGCAAAACACTAAGAAAAATCTTATGGTGAAGACATCCAATGTTATACGCTTTTAA
- the LOC105006695 gene encoding extracellular calcium-sensing receptor codes for MSPWFTWQSAAVPLLLTCLLSDLGVVQASVCSRWDHSIELDDNGLFQEGDVVIGGLFPIHNLPPAPDLCLTQPPHLQSCHNFQGEILRWAHVLVFAVDEINRNPFLLPGVRLGYHILDSCNQHPWSLLAALTLVSGGKLSSLPVGKSPVSIIIGDSASTQSIIVARTLGPFGVPLISYQASCACLSDRRAFPNFFRTIPSDVYQARTMARLAQRFGWTWVGAIVADNDYGRLAIQEFEEEIQGTGLCLAFFETLSRGNLERDVKRAVDAVQGSTAQVILVFLWYTDTEALLMEVVRRNVTNRQFLASEAWSTSMDLLQNPALFTVARGILGVAIRSAPINGFEAYLRSLHPSRRPRDALLKELWETEFGGAETLEVVESSFTDTSQLRVTYNVYLAVYAAAHALHSLLSCPNQDSPTWGMSSTCSPTHKVRPAELLQHMNLVNFTTKLGEVFYFTGADIPAVYDLVNWQATPKGLLTLVTIGRVDGSNLLINESGIQWNKELKRPPRSVCSESCPPGTRVANRKGEPVCCFDCVPCAEGEFSNTTGSLICERCPVEFWSNSYRNACIPRELEFLSFDDTMGITLTTVAVFGAVATTAVFVLFAYHRHTPLVRANNSELSFLLLLSLKLCFLCSLVFIGVPSVWACRIRQAAFGVIFVLCLSCLLVKNIVVLAAFRSTRPGAVQLMRRFGPSQQRGSIFLFTSVQVVICAVWLSTSPPLPYNDLGLKGSKVVLECAVGSVAGFSLVLGYIGLLASLCLLLAFLARKLPDNFNEAKLITFSMLIFCAVWVAFVPAYVSSPGKYADAVEIFAILASSFGLLLCIFIPKCFIILLRPERNTKKHMMAK; via the exons ATGTCCCCCTGGTTCACCTGGCAGAGCGCAGCCGTTCCCCTGCTACTGACCTGTCTCCTCAGCGATTTAGGGGTGGTTCAGGCGTCTGTGTGTTCTCGGTGGGACCATTCAATCGAGCTGGATGACAATGGTCTCTTCCAGGAAGGTGACGTGGTGATCGGGGGTCTTTTCCCCATCCATAACCTCCCTCCAGCTCCAGACCTATGCTTAACACAACCTCCTCATCTGCAGTCGTGCCACAA TTTCCAGGGAGAGATTTTGAGATGGGCGCACGTCCTAGTGTTTGCAGTGGATGAGATAAACCGTAACCCCTTCCTATTACCAGGGGTGAGGCTGGGCTACCATATCCTGGACAGCTGTAATCAGCATCCCTGGAGCCTGCTAGCAGCCCTAACCCTGGTTTCAGGGGGGAAACTCAGCT CATTGCCAGTTGGTAAATCCCCGGTTTCCATTATCATTGGTGATTCAGCATCCACTCAGTCTATCATTGTGGCCAGGACACTGGGGCCATTTGGTGTGCCTCTG ATCAGTTACCAGGCTAGCTGTGCATGTCTCAGTGACAGAAGGGCGTTTCCTAACTTCTTCAGAACCATCCCCAGTGATGTGTACCAGGCCCGCACCATGGCACGGCTCGCACAGCGTTTCGGATGGACCTGGGTTGGAGCCATAGTAGCTGATAACGACTATGGGCGCCTGGCCATACAG GAGTTTGAGGAGGAGATTCAAGGGACAGGTTTGTGCTTGGCATTCTTTGAGACCCTCAGTCGGGGGAACCTGGAGAGGGATGTGAAGCGAGCAGTGGATGCGGTCCAGGGCTCGACTGCCCAGGTGATCCTAGTCTTTCTGTGGTACACCGACACTGAAGCGTTACTCATGGAGGTGGTGAGGAGAAACGTGACCAACCGACAGTTCCTGGCCAGTGAAGCTTGGAGCACCAGCATGGACCTCTTACAAAACCCTGCCCTCTTTACTGTTGCACGGGGCATTTTGGGCGTGGCTATCCGCAGTGCACCCATAAATGGCTTTGAGGCCTACCTACGAAGTCTCCACCCTTCTCGCCGTCCCAGAGATGCCCTGTTAAAAGAACTCTGGGAAACAGAGTTTGG TGGGGCTGAAACTCTGGAGGTGGTGGAGAGCTCCTTCACAGACACCTCCCAGCTGAGagtgacctataatgtgtacCTGGCTGTGTATGCCGCAGCCCACGCCCTCCACAGCCTCTTGTCCTGCCCCAACCAAGACAGTCCTACATGGGGGATGAGCTCCACCTGCTCCCCCACTCATAAAGTCCGCCCAGCGGAG CTTTTGCAGCACATGAACCTGGTAAACTTCACCACCAAACTGGGTGAGGTGTTCTATTTCACGGGCGCCGACATCCCTGCCGTCTATGACCTTGTGAACTGGCAGGCCACGCCCAAGGGTTTGCTAACACTGGTCACAATTGGCCGAGTTGATGGGTCCAACCTACTCATTAACGAATCAGGGATCCAATGGAACAAAGAATTGAAAAGA CCACCCCGTTCAGTGTGCAGTGAGAGTTGTCCTCCAGGGACCCGTGTGGCCAATAGGAAAggggagcctgtctgctgcttTGACTGCGTCCCCTGTGCTGAGGGGGAGTTCAGCAACACCACAG GCTCTTTGATTTGTGAACGCTGTCCTGTGGAGTTCTGGTCCAACAGCTATCGAAACGCCTGCATCCCCCGTGAGCTGGAGTTCCTGTCCTTTGACGACACCATGGGCATCACCCTGACCACTGTCGCTGTATTTGGTGCTGTGGCAACAACGGCTGTGTTTGTTCTTTTCGCATACCACCGCCACACCCCTTTG GTGCGAGCCAACAACTCAGAGCTGAGCTTTCTGCTCCTTCTGTCACTCAAGCTCTGCTTCCTGTGCTCATTGGTGTTCATTGGGGTTCCCTCGGTGTGGGCATGTCGGATCCGCCAGGCGGCGTTTGGGGTCATCTTTGTGCTTTGCCTGTCCTGTCTCCTGGTCAAGAACATTGTGGTCCTGGCTGCGTTCCGGTCAACGAGGCCTGGTGCCGTGCAGCTAATGAGGAGGTTTGGACCAAGTCAACAAAGAGGGAGTATCTTTCTATTCACCAGTGTTCAG GTTGTTATATGTGCTGTCTGGCTGTCCACAAGCCCACCCCTGCCTTACAATGACCTTGGCCTTAAGGGGTCGAAGGTCGTCTTGGAGTGTGCGGTGGGGTCTGTGGCCGGCTTCTCTCTGGTTCTGGGCTACATTGGCCTGCTGGCCTCCCTTTGTCTCTTATTAGCCTTCCTGGCCAGGAAACTCCCAGACAACTTCAATGAGGCCAAGCTAATCACCTTCAGTATGCTGATATTCTGTGCTGTGTGGGTGGCCTTTGTCCCAGCTTATGTCAGCTCTCCTGGGAAGTATGCTGATGCTGTGGAGATATTTGCAATCTTAGCTTCCAGCTTCGGCCTACTGCTCTGCATCTTCATCCCAAAATGCTTTATCATCCTGCTGAGGCCAGAGAGGAACACCAAGAAACACATGATGGCAAAATAA